The genomic stretch ATTCCTGTACTGAACTACGGTCTGTTTCTCGCCTGGGCCAATGGACTTCTGCCAAGAGCATTAGAACCATTCCCCGATCTAATAGATTTATTTCTCAGTGAGTAGTTTTGAGTACCAGAGATAAATTATTACAGCTACCGAAGCAATGTTATTGCTTCGGTGTTTTATTCAATTAGGCCTAAGGGGGTGGTTTAATAGATTTATTTCTCTATGAGTAGTTCAGACTACCAGAGCAAGTAACATTGCTCTGGTGATTTATTCAATAAGGCCGAAGGGCCTTAATTTTATCTTTGAATTCAAACACGACGTCTCCACCCTGCTTGATTTGGATATTATTGGGTAAAAAAACCCATCGTGCATCGTTTTCGACATCTTCCCATATCCCCTGGGGGAATGCTGCCAGTTCATTAAGTCCGGCAGAGAGGTAGACGGTTGCACAGAACATCAGGATGATGCACAGGTAAAGCTTCTTCATTCAGGCTCCTATATTAATTATATATCAGAAGTGGGGGCGACAAAAAGAGGGATTATAAGGATTGTGCGGGCCTCGTTTCCGGTTTATGATGGGCAACATGAAAAATATGAAAATGACCACAATGGACATCGCCTGTTCGGTCAGTCTGATGGCCTATTCGGCCAGCATGGTGGCGACTCCCATCTGCCTGATCGTCCTGATGAAAGAGATGAACCTGAACCTTTCCGAAGGGGGGGGGATTGAGGCGGTCCGGACCATACTCCTTATTGGAGTGCTCCTGATCAGCGGCCTGGCCGCTTCAAGATTCGGAAAAACCGCCCTGCTGAATACGGGAGGTTTTCTTCTGGCGGCGGGCCTTTTTATCTATGCGGCGGCTCCCAACTACCCCATGGTCCTGGCGGCGATGATCCTCATCGGTGTGGGCGGGGGTCTGCTGGAAGCCCTGATCAATCCCCTGGTTCAGGACCTGCATCCCGGCGATTCAGGTCGTTACCTCAATGTGGTCAACGCCTTTTTTTCCGTCGGCGTTTTGATGACGGTTCTTTCGGTGGGAGAACTCCTGTCCCGGGATATCCCCTGGCGGTCCATACTGGTAGGTCTGGGAGTCGTCTTCACCCTGATCTCCTTTTTCTTTCTTTTCAGCAGCCGTCGTGCCCATAAAACAGGGCAGATTCCTGATAACAGCTATAAAAATCCACTCTCCCATACAAAGAAACTCCTGAAAAAGAGACGCTTCTGGGTCTTTGCCCTGGCCATGCTCTGCGGAGGCGGCACGGAAGCGGCCTATACCTTCTGGAGTGCCAGTTATATTCAGCTCTACTATGACACCCTCCCCCGGGCAGGAGCCCTGGGAACCGCCTTGTTTGCTCTGGGCATGATCATAGGACGTCTGGGCAGCGGCTTGATCAAACAGCACCATCTCCCGACACTCATCCTCATCTCCGCGGCAGGAGGCCTGGTTTTCAGTCTGGGATTCTTCTGGATCAGCGGCCTGATCTCCCTGATGGTCCTGCTTTTTTTCGCAGGATTGGCCGTGGCCTGCTTCTGGCCCAGCATCCAGTCCTATGCGGCCGACCGGATGGAAGGGGACTCCACCATGCTCTTTATCCTCCTTTCAACTGCAGGAATTCCCGGATTTTCCATCATCGTGTGGACCATGGGAAAGATCGGCGATACCTGGGGACTCAAGGCCGCATTTGCCGTGATCCCCGTGCTTTTTCTCACCCTCCTGATCACCATTGGAATCGAGAGCCGAAACTCCGCTAAGGCAGTCAAGCCTTGAAATTACTCGAGGAAAAGTCCAATATAGGGCTATGAGTACCATTATTGAACCGAAGATCCTGAAAGGCTTCAGGGATTTTCTACCGGCAACAGAAATTGAAAGAAAACGGGTGATCCGTCTTTTAGAGAATACCTTTGAAGGCTACGGTTTCGTCCCTATAGATACGCCTGTCCTGGAATATTCTGAAGTCCTTCTGGGCAAAGGCAGCGGCGAAACGGATAAACAGATGTACCGTTTCTTAGACAATGGCAAACGGGACGTGGCCCTGCGTTTTGATCTGACCATCCCCTTTGCCCGATTTATGGCTAAGAACCGCAGCCAGCTCTACCTCCCCTTCAAGCGTTACCACATCAACAAGGTGTGGCGGGGAGAAAACACTCAGAAGGGCCGGTACCGTGAGTTTACCCAGTGCGACTTTGACATAGTAGGCACAGACTGCGCCTCGGCGGACTTCGAGATCCTGATGATGATGCGCCGCTCCCTGGGGGCCCTGGAGGTTCCCGGCTGCACCATCAGTCTGAACCACAGGGGCATCTTCAACCGCTTTCTGGATGTGATGGGTCTGAAGCATCAGAGTGAAGACATCCTGAGGACCGTGGACAAACTATCCAAGATAGGCCGGGAAGAAGTGTTCCTTCAGCTGAGCACTGTTTCCGATGCAGACAAGGCCGGCAAAATTCTGGATTTTATTCAGAAGGAAGACAGCTTTACAGAGACCCTCTCCAAGATAGAATCCCTGGCAGGCGGACCCGCCGAAGATACACTCCGTCTCAAAGAGATTTACTCCTATATTCAGGAACTGGGACTGGAAGAAGCCTTCGAGCTGAACCCCTCCATCACCAGAGGCCTTGACTACTACACGGGAATCGTCTTCGAAACATTCCTGGACGACCTCCCCTCCATCGGCTCGGTCTGTTCGGGAGGACGGTACAACAATCTGGCAGGACTCTACACCAAGGAATCCCTCCCCGGTGTGGGAAGCTCCATCGGCCTGGACCGTTTGATGGCAGGACTTGCCGAGCTGGGGCGCTCAACAGAAAAAAACAGCCATACCCAGCTGCTCATCCTCAACATGGAAAACAGCCTTGTGGGGTATTATCACAGACTCGCAGAAGAGTTCCGGGAAGCCGGATTCTACTGTGAGGTCTACCATGAACCCAAAAAATTTGCGGTTCAGATCAAATTTGCCGAGGCCAAGGGGATTCCCCTGGTCCTCATTTGCGGCAGCAACGAAAAAGAAGCCGGTACGGTCAACCTCAAAAACCTGAAGACAAGGGAGAGTTTTGAGGGACTGATTCCGGAGGACGCCTTGATTAAGGCAGGAGAAATCATAGTTTGAATTTTAAAGAACTACCAGTTTACCGGGATAAAGCCCGTATCTTAAAGAGCCTGGAAGACCATCAGGTTGTAGTAGTGGAAAGCCCCACCGGATCTGGAAAAACGACCCAGATCCCCCTCATCCTTCACGAAGCGGGATACACCTCCCGGGGGATGGTAGGAGTCACACAGCCCCGGCGTATCGCCACACTCTCTGTGAGTGACTACATTGCCCGTCAAACCGGCAGCAAGGTGCCCGGCATGGTGGGTTACAAGATGCGTTTTGAAGACAAGACCCTTCCGGAAACCCGGATGAAAATCATGACAGACGGGACACTCCTGCAGGAGATGAAGACGGACCCCATGCTCCACCAATACTCGGTGATCATGGTGGATGAGGCTCATGAACGCAGCCTGAATATCGACTTTATCCTGGGACTCCTCAAGACCATTCTGGCCGAACGCTCCGACTTTAAGGTCATCATCAGTTCGGCCACCATCAATGCAGCCATGTTTTCCGAATACTTTGACAGAGCCCCGGTGGTGACCATCGATACACCGGTCTATCCCGTGGCCATGGTATATGATCCGCCGACCAAACTGGGCGACCCGGAACAACTGGCTGCCAAGATAACGAATACGGTGGAACGGGCGGTCAACGACCGCCGGAAAGGAGATGTTCTTATTTTCCTGTCTGGTGAGAAAATCATCAAAGACACCATTGCCATGCTGAATCTCTCACCGGTGCGAAAAAAGCTGTTGATTCTGCCCCTCTACGGGCGGCTCAGCAAGGAAGAGCAGGAACGGATCTTTATCAAGACCCCCTTCGGGAAGACCAAGGTAGTCGTCTCCACCAATATTGCAGAGACCTCTGTCACCATCGAAGGAATCACCACGGTGATCGATTCGGGACTGGCGAAGCAGAACTTCTATAACCCCCGGACCTTTACCTCATCCCTTATCGAAACAGAGATATCCCAGGCCTCGGCCAATCAGAGACGGGGACGGGCAGGCCGAACCCAGCCGGGAACCTGCTACCGCCTCTACTCCAAGGAATCTTTTACCCCGCGGCCCTTGTTTACACGGGAAGAAATTTACCGGACAGACCTGGCGGAAGTGGTCCTCCGAATGGCCGAACTGGGAATCAGTGATTTTCAAAGCTTCGACTTTATCTCCCCTCCCGGGAGAAAAGGCATTCTCGGCGCCATAGAAACCCTCAAACTCCTGAATGCCCTGGATGAGAAGAACAAGCTTACCTCGGTGGGCCGAATGATGACCCCCTTCCCTCTGATGCCCCGGCATGCCCGGATGATCGTAGAATCTATCATGAACTATCCGGATGTCCTCCGGGAAACCCTGATCGCCGCGGCCTTCCTCAGCACCAACAGCCCCTACCTCCTGCCCCAGGGTGAGGAGATGGAAGCCAGACGGGCCCACCACCACTTCCGGGATAACCGGGGAGACTTTGCGGCCTACCTGAAACTTTTTGAAGGATTCAATAACGCTCCCGACCAGACAGCCTTCTGCAAGCTCTATTACCTGGAAGAGCGGACCATGGGTGAACTGGTCAACATTCAGGGACAGCTGGAGGATATCGTGGGAGGCATGGGTATTCCCATCGGTGAAGGCGGCTCTCTGGACGACTACCTCTGCGCCTGTGCCCGGGGGAATATTCAGTTTGTCTGTGTCCGCTCCGGCCGGGGCAGCTACAAGAGTCTGACCGCCGACAGAATTCTCATTCATCCCGGTTCCACCATGTTCCGGGAGAGCCCCCCCTTTATCGTGGCCGGGGAGATCGTCCGGACCAGCCAGACCTATGCCCGTTCGGTGTCTCCCCTGACCCGACAACTGATCAGCCGCACCAGCAAGGATCTGGCCCTCCAGCTGGAACCTCAGGGTGTCGCCCGTATCAAGGGCAGCATGAAAGAGAAAAAGAAGCGGGACAGCTCCCTGGAAATCACCATCGGCAGGACCGCCTTTCCCGTGGTTCAGCCCAAGAAAGGCAAGAAGAAAATGGCTCTCATCGATTGGAACTCTGCCTGGAAAGAGCTGAAAAACATGGCTCCCGAGCAGTGGCCTGATTATAAGGGAATGAAGGGTATTCTCAGCTGGGAAGGCCGGGAAATACTCTCGGGCACTCCCCTGAGCATGGTGTTTAAAATCATCACCATGATCAATCCTAAGAAGGATATCCTCACGGGCATCCCGGATAAGAATTTCAGCACTGAAAACGGCAAGCACATGAATGAATTGGCCGAACACATGCATATCCTGCTGAAAATCTCGTCCTCCGGGAAAAGAAAAAAGTCGGCCTACGGGATCATCACCCTGCAGACCGATGGAGAGGGGCATTTCTGGTTCCGCTCTGTCAGGAACTTCACCAATGCAGTGAATGAGTCTCTGGCCTCTCTGGAGCTCCTGGCCGACCAGGTGTCGGAAGAGCTGGAAGGAGAGCAATGGGGACTGGTGAACAAGGCCTACAGACGGGTGGACAGTTTTATCTCATTGTAGAAAACAGGAGGGATCAGGACTTAGTGTGGAATCGGCAGGATATGATGGATAAAACCTCATCCTGCACTTGATACACGAGTCTGTGTTCCTGATCGATTCTTCTGGACCAGCAACCCTGAAGCTGAAATTTCAGGGGTTCGGGTTTACCGATCCCCTGATAGGGTTCCCTTTGAATGGCCTTAATCAGATCATTTATTTTTTTTAAGGTTCTCTTATCGTTTATCTGCCAAAAGAGATAATCCTTCCATGAATCCTCAGTAAATAAAATATTCATTTATTCATTTTATTAAGATCCTGAAAATTATGAATAGAGACATGTCCCTCTTCTAACTGCTCCAGGGATTGCAGCAGATGTGCCGTATTGGCCTTTGTGGAGAGGAGATACTGGGTTTCTATCAGACTGTTGTAGTCGTCCAGAGAGAGGAGAACAATATTTTCACTATTCTTTCTTGTCACAATAAGAGGCTCATGGTCCTCATAAACATGATCCATATGATCTTTGAGACTTTTTCGGAGATCTGTATAATTCACGGCTTTCATAAGTACAGAATAAAGTACCTTTTATGGTACGTCAAGTAAGATATCAGGCTTTAAGAACTTCCAGTACAAAATCGGGGTCCAGGAATTCGATACGGATATCCTGGGGCCCTGCGGGAAGGATATAGCGCAGCTTGCCCCTCTGCTTCTTCTTATCCATCTTCATGGCTTCCAGTATCCCGACAGGATCTTCCGGGGCCTCCAGTTCATAACCGTAGTCTAAAAAGAGCTGTTTCATCTCATCCGCCCAGGCGGGTTTCGCCAGACCGAGTCTGACCGAGGCCTCCAGGGCTTTACCCATTCCCCAGACGACGCCTGCTCCATGGCTCCAGCGGAACTCACTCACCGCTTCCAGGGCATGACCGAAGGTATGTCCCAGATTCAGGAAAGCCC from Oceanispirochaeta sp. encodes the following:
- a CDS encoding sugar MFS transporter, which encodes MKNMKMTTMDIACSVSLMAYSASMVATPICLIVLMKEMNLNLSEGGGIEAVRTILLIGVLLISGLAASRFGKTALLNTGGFLLAAGLFIYAAAPNYPMVLAAMILIGVGGGLLEALINPLVQDLHPGDSGRYLNVVNAFFSVGVLMTVLSVGELLSRDIPWRSILVGLGVVFTLISFFFLFSSRRAHKTGQIPDNSYKNPLSHTKKLLKKRRFWVFALAMLCGGGTEAAYTFWSASYIQLYYDTLPRAGALGTALFALGMIIGRLGSGLIKQHHLPTLILISAAGGLVFSLGFFWISGLISLMVLLFFAGLAVACFWPSIQSYAADRMEGDSTMLFILLSTAGIPGFSIIVWTMGKIGDTWGLKAAFAVIPVLFLTLLITIGIESRNSAKAVKP
- the hisS gene encoding histidine--tRNA ligase, encoding MSTIIEPKILKGFRDFLPATEIERKRVIRLLENTFEGYGFVPIDTPVLEYSEVLLGKGSGETDKQMYRFLDNGKRDVALRFDLTIPFARFMAKNRSQLYLPFKRYHINKVWRGENTQKGRYREFTQCDFDIVGTDCASADFEILMMMRRSLGALEVPGCTISLNHRGIFNRFLDVMGLKHQSEDILRTVDKLSKIGREEVFLQLSTVSDADKAGKILDFIQKEDSFTETLSKIESLAGGPAEDTLRLKEIYSYIQELGLEEAFELNPSITRGLDYYTGIVFETFLDDLPSIGSVCSGGRYNNLAGLYTKESLPGVGSSIGLDRLMAGLAELGRSTEKNSHTQLLILNMENSLVGYYHRLAEEFREAGFYCEVYHEPKKFAVQIKFAEAKGIPLVLICGSNEKEAGTVNLKNLKTRESFEGLIPEDALIKAGEIIV
- a CDS encoding type II toxin-antitoxin system Phd/YefM family antitoxin yields the protein MKAVNYTDLRKSLKDHMDHVYEDHEPLIVTRKNSENIVLLSLDDYNSLIETQYLLSTKANTAHLLQSLEQLEEGHVSIHNFQDLNKMNK
- a CDS encoding Txe/YoeB family addiction module toxin, whose product is MNILFTEDSWKDYLFWQINDKRTLKKINDLIKAIQREPYQGIGKPEPLKFQLQGCWSRRIDQEHRLVYQVQDEVLSIISCRFHTKS
- a CDS encoding ATP-dependent RNA helicase, producing MNFKELPVYRDKARILKSLEDHQVVVVESPTGSGKTTQIPLILHEAGYTSRGMVGVTQPRRIATLSVSDYIARQTGSKVPGMVGYKMRFEDKTLPETRMKIMTDGTLLQEMKTDPMLHQYSVIMVDEAHERSLNIDFILGLLKTILAERSDFKVIISSATINAAMFSEYFDRAPVVTIDTPVYPVAMVYDPPTKLGDPEQLAAKITNTVERAVNDRRKGDVLIFLSGEKIIKDTIAMLNLSPVRKKLLILPLYGRLSKEEQERIFIKTPFGKTKVVVSTNIAETSVTIEGITTVIDSGLAKQNFYNPRTFTSSLIETEISQASANQRRGRAGRTQPGTCYRLYSKESFTPRPLFTREEIYRTDLAEVVLRMAELGISDFQSFDFISPPGRKGILGAIETLKLLNALDEKNKLTSVGRMMTPFPLMPRHARMIVESIMNYPDVLRETLIAAAFLSTNSPYLLPQGEEMEARRAHHHFRDNRGDFAAYLKLFEGFNNAPDQTAFCKLYYLEERTMGELVNIQGQLEDIVGGMGIPIGEGGSLDDYLCACARGNIQFVCVRSGRGSYKSLTADRILIHPGSTMFRESPPFIVAGEIVRTSQTYARSVSPLTRQLISRTSKDLALQLEPQGVARIKGSMKEKKKRDSSLEITIGRTAFPVVQPKKGKKKMALIDWNSAWKELKNMAPEQWPDYKGMKGILSWEGREILSGTPLSMVFKIITMINPKKDILTGIPDKNFSTENGKHMNELAEHMHILLKISSSGKRKKSAYGIITLQTDGEGHFWFRSVRNFTNAVNESLASLELLADQVSEELEGEQWGLVNKAYRRVDSFISL